In one Microcoleus sp. bin38.metabat.b11b12b14.051 genomic region, the following are encoded:
- the murB gene encoding UDP-N-acetylmuramate dehydrogenase — MVTISNDSSVKENRRVYSPVSLWGTDCKINSQVALAGLTSFRVGGPAQWYVAPRSMEALQASFAWAHDEGVPVTLLGAGSNLLVSDRGLPGLVVATRYLKQVNFHAETGQVTAGAGESIPRLAWLAAKRGWKGLEWAVGIPGTVGGAVVMNAGAHRGCAADILVNARLLSPNGKVEILTPKDLGYRYRTSVLQGGDRLVTEATFQLQPGFDRSQVMAETNNNFSQRRTSQPYHLPSCGSVFRNPSPKAAGWLIEQAGLKGYQIGGAQVAQRHANFILNCGSATANDIFQVIRHVQQQVEQRWSLLLEPEVRILGEFPS, encoded by the coding sequence ATGGTGACTATCTCGAATGACTCCTCTGTTAAGGAAAATCGGCGAGTGTATTCTCCTGTTTCTTTGTGGGGAACTGATTGTAAAATTAACTCTCAAGTTGCGCTGGCGGGGCTGACTTCCTTCCGAGTCGGTGGCCCGGCCCAGTGGTACGTTGCTCCCCGCAGCATGGAGGCTTTGCAAGCTAGTTTTGCCTGGGCACACGATGAGGGGGTACCGGTGACTCTGCTGGGTGCTGGTTCTAATTTGTTGGTGAGCGATCGGGGTTTACCCGGGTTGGTTGTCGCCACTCGCTACCTCAAACAGGTAAATTTTCATGCAGAAACAGGTCAAGTTACAGCCGGGGCGGGAGAGTCAATTCCCCGCCTTGCTTGGTTGGCTGCCAAACGAGGCTGGAAAGGTCTAGAATGGGCAGTCGGCATACCGGGCACCGTCGGAGGGGCTGTGGTGATGAATGCAGGGGCTCACAGGGGCTGTGCTGCTGATATTCTGGTCAACGCTCGCCTGCTATCTCCTAATGGTAAGGTGGAAATTCTCACACCAAAAGATTTAGGATATCGTTACCGGACTTCGGTGCTGCAAGGGGGCGATCGCCTGGTAACAGAAGCGACGTTCCAGTTGCAGCCGGGATTCGATCGATCGCAAGTCATGGCAGAAACTAACAACAATTTCAGCCAGCGGCGGACGAGTCAACCTTACCACCTGCCTAGCTGCGGCTCAGTCTTCCGCAACCCCAGCCCGAAGGCGGCGGGTTGGCTGATCGAACAAGCGGGACTCAAGGGATATCAGATCGGCGGCGCACAAGTAGCCCAGCGCCATGCTAATTTTATTCTTAACTGCGGGTCAGCAACGGCTAATGATATTTTTCAAGTGATCC
- the murC gene encoding UDP-N-acetylmuramate--L-alanine ligase: protein MPSSVDFSGRPFHFIGIGGIGMSALAYILAKRKLPVYGSDIKSSHITERLQEMGAHIFWHQDASNFEVFQTTVNGSSPDRGAPEKAASSAVAGTVGTSVATAAALQLNGNGSGATATSGLPQVVCSTAIHPANAEYRAALDLGCPIFHRSDVLAALIQDYQSIAVAGTHGKTTTSSLIGFMLMAAGLDPTIVVGGEVNAWEGNARLGEGPYLVAEADESDGSLVNLIAKIGIVTNVELDHPDHYDTLDQVIDTFKVFAQNCQTLVGCIDDEIVKDCLAPNVSYSLHPESNADYTASGVEYGAESTKAAISERGTLLGEMELKLLGKHNLSNALAAVAVGRLLGLEFSAIAKAIAGFEGARRRFEVRGFQNDILFVDDYAHHPSEIRVTLAAARLRIEGSEKNSKSRRVVAIFQPHRYSRTLTFLPEFAQSFGDADLVVTCDIYSAGEPNSGEITGQQVADLIAKEGRDVEFCPSLESVTKFLTENLQPGDLALFLGAGNLNQIIPEVMAFYQQADRPD from the coding sequence ATGCCGAGTTCTGTTGATTTCAGCGGGAGACCATTTCATTTCATCGGCATTGGTGGGATTGGAATGTCAGCCCTTGCCTACATTCTAGCGAAACGCAAGTTGCCTGTGTACGGCTCCGACATTAAATCGAGTCATATAACCGAGCGCTTGCAAGAAATGGGAGCTCACATTTTTTGGCATCAAGATGCCAGCAATTTTGAAGTATTTCAAACGACGGTCAACGGTAGCAGTCCCGATCGCGGGGCGCCGGAAAAAGCCGCATCCTCGGCAGTCGCTGGTACGGTAGGAACTTCCGTGGCGACAGCCGCAGCTCTGCAATTGAACGGCAACGGTTCGGGCGCTACGGCAACTTCGGGATTGCCTCAAGTTGTATGCTCGACGGCAATTCACCCGGCAAATGCCGAATATCGAGCTGCTTTAGATTTGGGCTGTCCGATTTTTCATCGCTCGGATGTGTTGGCAGCCTTAATTCAAGATTACCAAAGCATAGCTGTAGCGGGGACTCACGGCAAAACTACTACTAGCAGCTTAATCGGCTTCATGCTGATGGCAGCAGGTCTAGACCCGACGATCGTAGTAGGAGGCGAGGTAAATGCTTGGGAAGGCAATGCTCGTTTAGGGGAAGGCCCTTACTTAGTTGCCGAGGCTGATGAATCCGACGGTTCTCTCGTCAACCTGATAGCCAAAATTGGCATAGTGACGAATGTGGAACTGGATCATCCAGACCATTACGATACGCTAGACCAGGTAATAGACACATTTAAGGTGTTTGCCCAAAACTGTCAAACTTTGGTCGGCTGCATAGATGACGAAATTGTCAAAGACTGCCTTGCTCCCAATGTCAGCTACAGCTTGCATCCCGAAAGCAATGCTGATTACACGGCCTCGGGGGTAGAGTACGGAGCCGAAAGTACCAAGGCTGCAATTTCGGAGCGAGGAACTTTGCTCGGGGAAATGGAGTTGAAATTGCTGGGGAAACACAATCTCAGCAATGCACTAGCTGCGGTAGCAGTGGGTCGATTGTTAGGGTTGGAGTTTTCGGCGATCGCCAAAGCGATTGCCGGGTTTGAAGGCGCTCGCCGCCGTTTTGAGGTACGGGGCTTTCAGAATGACATCTTGTTTGTGGACGATTACGCCCACCACCCTAGCGAAATTCGCGTTACCTTGGCCGCTGCTCGCTTGCGGATCGAAGGTAGCGAAAAGAATTCCAAATCTCGAAGAGTAGTTGCTATTTTTCAACCGCACCGTTATAGCCGGACTCTGACATTTTTGCCAGAATTTGCTCAATCTTTTGGGGATGCAGATTTGGTTGTAACTTGCGATATTTATAGTGCTGGGGAACCCAATTCAGGAGAGATTACCGGGCAGCAGGTTGCTGATTTGATTGCTAAAGAAGGCCGAGACGTTGAGTTTTGCCCTTCCCTAGAGTCTGTCACCAAGTTTTTAACCGAAAACCTTCAACCGGGAGATTTGGCTTTGTTTTTGGGCGCAGGCAATCTGAATCAGATTATTCCAGAGGTTATGGCTTTCTACCAACAAGCCGATCGCCCGGATTAG